The Bacteroides sp. AN502(2024) DNA segment GCCTTTCACATAGGTTCCACCCGATTCACCGCATTTTTTGCAAGATTGAAATAAACTGCCTTATGGTTTTCTCATAGTCAGATACCATCCCTTTTCTTGGTTCAAGATAAGCATTCGTTCTGATTGTCCCATTATATTATGGGAAAGTATTCCCATATATTTAGGGAATTTGTTCCCACAAAATGAGGGAATACTCTCCCAATTAACTGGGAACCTTTTCCCACAATATATGGGAAAAAGGAAATATATAATGAAAGCCAAGCGGAGGATAAGTTTAATCCATTTCCGTACTGAAAGAAAAGAGGTGAAAGCTATATTTGAAATAAAGATCATGTATGATGACGAACATTAATAATCTTCATCCCTCAAATTAAAATAATCTCCTATCAAAAGACACGAAATAAAGAAAATGATTACTTTTGCAACAAAACTAAACCACAACAAACAAATGAAAAAAAACATTGGCATAATTATAACATCTATATTAGTGTTATCAGGATGCAACAAACAACAATCCGTATCTGACAGACTGCTAAATGAAGTAGAAAAAGCCATTGCCATAAATCCTGACAGCGCATCCAATCTACTAAAAAGCATATCATCTCCTGAAAAACTAGACGACAAAACTTTTGCACGCTGGTGTATGCTATCAGGTAAGATTACAGACGAAATTTTTAATAGCATCCTACCAACTTACCAATTAGAAAGAGCTTATGACTGGTATTCCTCGCATGGTAGTCCTGATGAACAAGTGCAAATCTTGATTTATTTAGGTCGATCCTTTTTTGCAGATGGAGATTATGATAAAGCAATGTCAATATATACTAATGCTTTGGATATTGCAGAAAAAAACAAGCTCAATAACCTCATTGGATATACCTATGACTATATAGGCGACCTATATCGAGAAAAATTCATGCGAACAGAGGCTATCAAAAGATATGAGATTGCAGCCGAATACTTCAAAAAAGAAAAGAATACAGATAGTTATGCTTGTGCATTAAGAGATATTGGACGTGAATATGCACAAATGGATTCATTATCACAGGCCCTAAATATTCTAACTATAGCTGATTCTGTAGCTACTAATACTAGCAATATTAACGTTACTGCATCAATAAGTAATGCTTTAGGAAATATCTATTCTATGCAGGACAAATACGATAAAGCTGAAAAATTCTTTCTCAAAGCATTGGTTGGAAAAAATAAAATGCCTAATTATATTGCGCTGATTGACCTATACACTACATCTGATTCAATAGATAAAGCTAAAAAGTTATTATTTAGCATACCAAAAGATAATCCAGAATACACATGTAGCATTAAATATTTATATTATCAAATCTATAATGAGGAGAAAAATTATAAAGAAGCTCTTACTAACTTAGAAGAATATGTTAACATGTTAGATTCTATTGTATATGCCGACAACCAATCCAGAATATTAAATATAGAGTCAAAATATAATCACCTAAAAATTAGTCAAGAAATAGATAAATTAAAGATTAAGCAACAAGGCTACATTATAGTTTCAGCTATCTGCATAGCCTCCTTATTATTGATAATAATAGGGTATCTCCTATATCGAAAAAAAACGAAAAAAAAAATCCAAAGACAAGGAGATGAATTAAATCAAATAAAAACAAATTTACTCTATGTTTCATTAGAACTGGAAAAGAAAAGAAGATTGTTAGATACATTTAAAGAAAAAAATGAAAACTATAATAAAATGCGGGAAGAAATTAATCTTCTAACTGCCAATTACAAAGAATTACAAAATAAATCTCTAGAGAACTCACCTCTATTCAAAGAACTAACATATCTAGCCAACCAAAATAAACCAAGAAATAATAAGCCATTAATAACAGAAAAACAATGGAAACTTATCACAGATGAAATAACACATATCTATCCAAGTCTTCATAAATACATATATCGTCTATGCCCGGATTTATCAGAACAAGACTTTCAATATTGCTGTCTTTACATGTATGGGTTCGACACTAACACTGAAGCAAAATTATTAAATATAACAGTTGATTCAGTAAGAAAAAGACGCCTTAGACTTAGAAGAAAATTAGCTATCACATTACCCGATAATAATGCTACATTATATGAATACTTAATCGAAAATATGCACTAATAATCATGTTTTCAGAAGAAACAATCTATAGCATAAGATAATGTCCACGCAAAAAATCGTAAACAACTGATTTTCAGTCCCTATTTGTCCACGTTCAAAAACGTACTTTACTTGCTTCCCCCCTCATCTCTCTGTAAATTTGCAAAAACAATTAAATATATGAGGAAACTAAGTATTGTACTATTATTAATTAGTATTTCATTCATGACAATGAAAGCTAACAATCTATCAGAACATAAATCTAAGTATTTAGTTCTCAAAAGATGGGATTATCCACAAAGAGCACTTGTTCCTATTCCAATAGAAGCTATCCAAAAAGAAAACTCTATTGAAATTCGTTTTCTTGAAAACATTGACAATCAAGTTACTTTCCAAGTAAAAGATCAACAAGGAAATATCATGTTCCAAGATGTGATAATAACTCCTAATGAGCAAAAAACTTATAAAATTGATTTAAAAGGCTACAAAGCTGGCCATTATAAGCTTCTTTATATAGAAGAAGACATGACTTTAGTTGGAGAGTTTGAAATTGAATAATCAACGATAAATAATAAAAACATCATACTTTATAAACTCTATAAAACTAATAATTATGGGAAACATTTTCAAATTCTTATTAGTGGTGTCTTGCATCACATTGTTATTATGCTCTTGCGAAAGTGAGATTGAAAATGAGATTCAGGCATCTACAGAAAAACTGAACTTATCAAGATTGGAATCGGACAGCCTTCAATTAGGAAGTTATGAATTGTCTAAAATGACAGATGAGCTAAAAGCGTTAAAGGAAAGGATGGATGAACTAAAGAAAACGAAGACACGATCAGTAGCTTCAAGTAACTATAGCCAATATTTTTCTGGAAACATGTGGGCTATTAGAGAGTTACCCTTCACACTTAGCACTGGAGGTGGATATTTATCATGCACTGGTTGGGGACAGAGAGTGACTTATGAGGGATATAATCCTGGCTCTTATGGTAAATTCTATGTCCAAATTCCCTCATCAATTACCGGCATACCCTATTTAATTTATTCAAACTACTCGAAAACTCGTCTAGCTGTAGGACATTACACTAGTAATCCAGAATCAAAAATATTACTTGCAATGAACAGTAATTCTACTACAGGAGCCATGGATTCTTGGGACATTATACCTGCTACTAATAATCCAGGAACTTATATCCTCCAAAATGAATTATATATTGGTCAAGGAAGTAGTGGTTCATGGTGGGATGTATTCAATTATGTGGTAGATATACAAGCTAATAATGTTGGTTTCAGCCAATATACACAAAGAACCCAACAGGAATTTACTATCACTCCTGATGCTGTATTCACACTGAAAAGCCTGGAATTTATCAATCCATATTCCGCAACTGTAACCCAAAGGGACAATGTCTCTATCAAACGAGCCATAACAAACTCTTCATCCCAATTTATACGAGAAAACCTCGTATTTGAAAAGACTGTGCAAGAGGACTCCTATTTTAAAGAAGAAAAGGGAATAGCATTTAAGGTTCCAGCCTCAGATACGCTATTTGCACGACCTACAGTTACATTAGGCGAAATAGATCTTGTTCCTAATGCAAGTATACCAACTGATACAAAATACCAGCCCAATGTACGCAGGGTATTAGAAAATACATTAAAACATATAGAACCCGTCAAAGTTTCGCCACGTACAAAACTTACAGTAACCTATTATTTTAAAGAATATGATGTATCAGTAGACTATGTAGCCACAATTGAATATAAAGAAGACGGTAAAGATGCTAGAATAGCCAAATTGCCTGGACGTTGGAGCGGAAGGATTCATGTAGATGAAATATCTGATGTTGATTTTGAA contains these protein-coding regions:
- a CDS encoding DUF3244 domain-containing protein is translated as MRKLSIVLLLISISFMTMKANNLSEHKSKYLVLKRWDYPQRALVPIPIEAIQKENSIEIRFLENIDNQVTFQVKDQQGNIMFQDVIITPNEQKTYKIDLKGYKAGHYKLLYIEEDMTLVGEFEIE
- a CDS encoding tetratricopeptide repeat protein, with translation MKKNIGIIITSILVLSGCNKQQSVSDRLLNEVEKAIAINPDSASNLLKSISSPEKLDDKTFARWCMLSGKITDEIFNSILPTYQLERAYDWYSSHGSPDEQVQILIYLGRSFFADGDYDKAMSIYTNALDIAEKNKLNNLIGYTYDYIGDLYREKFMRTEAIKRYEIAAEYFKKEKNTDSYACALRDIGREYAQMDSLSQALNILTIADSVATNTSNINVTASISNALGNIYSMQDKYDKAEKFFLKALVGKNKMPNYIALIDLYTTSDSIDKAKKLLFSIPKDNPEYTCSIKYLYYQIYNEEKNYKEALTNLEEYVNMLDSIVYADNQSRILNIESKYNHLKISQEIDKLKIKQQGYIIVSAICIASLLLIIIGYLLYRKKTKKKIQRQGDELNQIKTNLLYVSLELEKKRRLLDTFKEKNENYNKMREEINLLTANYKELQNKSLENSPLFKELTYLANQNKPRNNKPLITEKQWKLITDEITHIYPSLHKYIYRLCPDLSEQDFQYCCLYMYGFDTNTEAKLLNITVDSVRKRRLRLRRKLAITLPDNNATLYEYLIENMH